The following are encoded in a window of Streptococcus pasteurianus genomic DNA:
- a CDS encoding ABC transporter permease — MNFIKRAWLATKAKKGRTALLILVTSAILIFVLAGLTIKNAADSAVESAKSEAGATVTLSVNREAMMKAFNPDSDSSSDDSSDDSSATTSVDLATAESIAEKDGVASYLFTTTTTATAGDDISAISTSSSSSSDDSSDSNQPSSRGDMEMTSGDFTITGVNSTDYVSDFTSGTSEITDGVGITSDTADNSAVISSDLADANDLSVGDTFTVTTTVDDTETSYTLTVVGIYENSSTATTAQMMSNASNPQNNIYTNLTTADTMKGETDTLDSAVYTLSNPEDMDNFVDEVESEIDTDSYSVTSSDEIYEQMLSPLNNISSIAQNIVILVAIAGAVILTLIVILSIRERRYEIGVLMSLGENRIKIIGQFFMELFMVTVVSLIIASFAGNFVGNVLGNQLLSSSTSTEQTTQNSGLNGGGPGQDTNSSDSNNSDSGQKSGAPGDGGGRGDMGNMVSMATSSTQAIDDLDIKLTGTDVAKLGGIALLISFVSTILASIGIIRMKPKDILSSN; from the coding sequence ATGAACTTTATTAAGCGAGCTTGGCTTGCGACAAAAGCAAAGAAAGGACGTACGGCACTACTAATTTTAGTAACTAGTGCTATTTTAATTTTCGTTTTAGCTGGATTGACCATTAAAAATGCTGCCGATTCAGCTGTCGAATCAGCAAAAAGTGAAGCTGGCGCAACAGTCACCTTATCTGTTAATCGGGAAGCGATGATGAAAGCTTTCAATCCTGACAGCGACAGCAGTTCTGATGATTCTAGTGACGATAGTTCAGCAACTACTTCTGTTGACCTTGCGACAGCCGAGTCTATCGCTGAAAAAGACGGCGTAGCCTCCTATCTCTTTACCACAACAACGACAGCAACAGCTGGTGATGACATTTCTGCTATTTCGACATCATCTTCATCTTCCTCAGATGATTCATCTGATAGCAATCAACCTTCTAGTCGTGGCGATATGGAAATGACATCTGGTGACTTTACCATTACAGGTGTCAACAGCACTGATTACGTGAGTGACTTTACATCTGGCACAAGTGAAATCACTGACGGTGTTGGTATCACGTCTGATACTGCGGATAATTCTGCAGTGATTTCTTCAGATTTAGCTGACGCTAATGACCTTAGTGTCGGAGATACCTTTACCGTAACAACAACCGTAGATGATACTGAAACAAGTTATACATTGACTGTCGTTGGTATCTATGAGAATTCATCAACAGCTACTACAGCTCAAATGATGTCTAATGCTTCAAATCCTCAAAACAATATCTACACCAATCTAACAACAGCAGATACAATGAAAGGTGAAACAGACACACTTGATTCAGCTGTTTATACTCTCTCAAATCCAGAAGATATGGACAACTTTGTTGACGAAGTAGAATCTGAAATCGATACTGATTCTTACTCTGTCACTTCAAGTGATGAAATCTACGAACAAATGCTTTCACCACTTAACAATATTTCATCAATCGCTCAAAACATCGTTATCTTAGTAGCGATCGCTGGCGCTGTTATATTGACACTTATTGTTATCCTTAGCATTCGTGAACGTCGTTATGAAATCGGTGTTCTGATGAGCCTCGGTGAAAATCGCATTAAGATTATCGGTCAATTCTTTATGGAACTCTTCATGGTAACGGTGGTATCACTTATTATTGCTTCATTTGCTGGTAATTTTGTGGGAAATGTGCTCGGTAATCAGCTCTTGTCATCATCAACTTCTACCGAACAAACGACCCAAAATTCAGGACTAAATGGCGGTGGTCCTGGTCAAGATACTAATTCTTCTGACAGCAACAATAGTGATTCTGGTCAAAAATCTGGTGCCCCTGGTGACGGCGGAGGTCGTGGCGACATGGGTAATATGGTATCAATGGCAACCTCTTCAACTCAAGCAATCGACGACCTTGATA